The Manihot esculenta cultivar AM560-2 chromosome 11, M.esculenta_v8, whole genome shotgun sequence genome includes a region encoding these proteins:
- the LOC110625517 gene encoding mediator of RNA polymerase II transcription subunit 9 isoform X2: MDQSYTGGSWTMIPNVPSHSNSPAHSNQDQYYLHQQSQQQQQQFNQFQQQQQQQQQFQQQHQFQQQQQQQQRLIQQQQQQQNQQHQSLASHFHLLHVYVQLVENLAEVIENGTRDQHSDALITELNNHFEKCQQLLNSISTSINSKSMTVEGQKRKVEECEQLLNQRRDLLGKYRSSVEELIKSEL; the protein is encoded by the exons ATGGATCAGTCATACACTGGAGGCAGCTGGACAATGATCCCCAACGTACCGTCCCATAGCAACTCCCCTGCTCACTCAAATCAGGACCAATATTACCTACACCAACAATCccaacagcagcagcagcaattCAATCAATTCCAACAgcaacagcagcagcagcagcaattTCAACAACAGCACCAAtttcagcagcagcagcaacagcAACAGCGTTTAATtcaacagcagcagcagcaacagAATCAGCAGCACCAGTCACTCGCCTCGCACTTCCACCTGTTACAC GTTTATGTGCAGCTCGTCGAGAATTTAGCTGAAGTTATCGAGAATGGAACTCGGGATCAGCACTCTGATGCTTTG ATTACTGAGTTGAATAATCACTTTGAGAAGTGCCAGCAGTTACTGAATTCGATTTCCACCTCTATTAACTCAAAATCTATG ACAGTTGAGGGACAGAAGAGAAAGGTTGAGGAATGTGAGCAACTGCTAAACCAGAGAAG GGACCTACTAGGAAAGTACAGAAGCTCTGTTGAAGAGCTTATCAAGTCTGAGCTGTGA
- the LOC110625517 gene encoding mediator of RNA polymerase II transcription subunit 9 isoform X3: MDQSYTGGSWTMIPNVPSHSNSPAHSNQDQYYLHQQSQQQQQQFNQFQQQQQQQQQFQQQHQFQQQQQQQQRLIQQQQQQQNQQHQSLASHFHLLHLVENLAEVIENGTRDQHSDALITELNNHFEKCQQLLNSISTSINSKSMTVEGQKRKVEECEQLLNQRRDLLGKYRSSVEELIKSEL; encoded by the exons ATGGATCAGTCATACACTGGAGGCAGCTGGACAATGATCCCCAACGTACCGTCCCATAGCAACTCCCCTGCTCACTCAAATCAGGACCAATATTACCTACACCAACAATCccaacagcagcagcagcaattCAATCAATTCCAACAgcaacagcagcagcagcagcaattTCAACAACAGCACCAAtttcagcagcagcagcaacagcAACAGCGTTTAATtcaacagcagcagcagcaacagAATCAGCAGCACCAGTCACTCGCCTCGCACTTCCACCTGTTACAC CTCGTCGAGAATTTAGCTGAAGTTATCGAGAATGGAACTCGGGATCAGCACTCTGATGCTTTG ATTACTGAGTTGAATAATCACTTTGAGAAGTGCCAGCAGTTACTGAATTCGATTTCCACCTCTATTAACTCAAAATCTATG ACAGTTGAGGGACAGAAGAGAAAGGTTGAGGAATGTGAGCAACTGCTAAACCAGAGAAG GGACCTACTAGGAAAGTACAGAAGCTCTGTTGAAGAGCTTATCAAGTCTGAGCTGTGA
- the LOC110625518 gene encoding uncharacterized protein LOC110625518: MAVKPTVALRAMLVGGIAVFAKVAGAMKAAGGAKLGAAATAMTIAASAAMSGSKQDSKDASPSK; the protein is encoded by the coding sequence ATGGCAGTAAAACCAACAGTTGCTTTGAGGGCTATGCTTGTTGGAGGGATAGCTGTATTTGCAAAAGTAGCTGGTGCAATGAAGGCTGCTGGTGGTGCAAAGCTGGGGGCAGCCGCAACAGCCATGACAATAGCTGCAAGTGCTGCTATGTCAGGATCAAAACAAGATTCAAAGGATGCTTCACCTTCAAAAtga
- the LOC110625517 gene encoding mediator of RNA polymerase II transcription subunit 9 isoform X4, which yields MDQSYTGGSWTMIPNVPSHSNSPAHSNQDQYYLHQQSQQQQQQFNQFQQQQQQQQQFQQQHQFQQQQQQQQRLIQQQQQQQNQQHQSLASHFHLLHITELNNHFEKCQQLLNSISTSINSKSMTVEGQKRKVEECEQLLNQRRDLLGKYRSSVEELIKSEL from the exons ATGGATCAGTCATACACTGGAGGCAGCTGGACAATGATCCCCAACGTACCGTCCCATAGCAACTCCCCTGCTCACTCAAATCAGGACCAATATTACCTACACCAACAATCccaacagcagcagcagcaattCAATCAATTCCAACAgcaacagcagcagcagcagcaattTCAACAACAGCACCAAtttcagcagcagcagcaacagcAACAGCGTTTAATtcaacagcagcagcagcaacagAATCAGCAGCACCAGTCACTCGCCTCGCACTTCCACCTGTTACAC ATTACTGAGTTGAATAATCACTTTGAGAAGTGCCAGCAGTTACTGAATTCGATTTCCACCTCTATTAACTCAAAATCTATG ACAGTTGAGGGACAGAAGAGAAAGGTTGAGGAATGTGAGCAACTGCTAAACCAGAGAAG GGACCTACTAGGAAAGTACAGAAGCTCTGTTGAAGAGCTTATCAAGTCTGAGCTGTGA